From the genome of Solidesulfovibrio carbinolicus, one region includes:
- a CDS encoding Hpt domain-containing protein, whose amino-acid sequence MDQLDDEILVMFIEDSREHLGNIETALMDMERHGADIDEELVNTVFRAAHSIKGGAGFLNLANIRELAHRLENLLHMIRGRELTPDTRIINQLLTGFDRLLALVERGPQSDAEDIGELLAALSGVAEEHFTTEQRAQAAAKAVIALPGGAGAFTADELSLRQAVSGGKNLYLVEYDLIHDVQARGKTPLDVITTMESSGLIVDCRMELSAVGDLDAPPVNRIPFYVLYASIVEPDIVGYLFALDVSRIHPVDLDALLPPAAAAPDAPALTQPREFGPWLLTDAQQAAEVRLAPGQLPEAAAAREALLAALATGRDTLLVWPQAPACDLALLQVLIAAVRGFAARGQALAHGDAPPPALAEAVRRAGLGPKDLADAGLPGELFAASFQ is encoded by the coding sequence ATGGACCAGCTGGACGACGAGATCCTGGTCATGTTCATTGAGGACTCCCGGGAGCATCTCGGGAACATCGAGACGGCGCTCATGGACATGGAGCGCCACGGGGCCGACATCGACGAGGAGCTGGTCAACACGGTGTTCCGGGCCGCCCATTCCATCAAGGGCGGGGCCGGGTTTTTAAACCTGGCCAACATCCGGGAGCTGGCCCACCGCCTGGAAAACCTCCTGCACATGATCCGCGGCCGCGAACTGACCCCGGACACCCGGATCATCAACCAGCTCCTGACCGGCTTCGACCGTCTGCTGGCCCTGGTGGAGCGCGGCCCCCAAAGCGACGCCGAGGACATCGGCGAACTGCTGGCCGCCCTGTCCGGGGTGGCCGAGGAGCACTTCACCACCGAGCAACGCGCCCAGGCGGCGGCCAAGGCCGTCATCGCCCTGCCCGGCGGCGCGGGCGCCTTCACGGCCGACGAACTGAGCCTGCGCCAGGCGGTCAGCGGCGGCAAAAACCTCTATCTCGTGGAGTACGACCTCATCCACGATGTCCAGGCCCGGGGCAAAACGCCGCTTGACGTCATCACCACCATGGAGTCGAGCGGGCTTATCGTCGATTGCCGCATGGAACTTTCCGCCGTGGGCGACCTCGACGCGCCGCCGGTCAACCGCATCCCCTTTTACGTGCTCTACGCCAGCATCGTCGAACCCGACATCGTGGGCTACCTGTTCGCCCTGGACGTCAGCCGCATCCACCCCGTGGACCTCGACGCCCTGCTGCCGCCGGCCGCCGCCGCCCCGGACGCCCCCGCCCTGACCCAGCCCCGGGAATTTGGCCCCTGGCTGCTGACCGACGCCCAGCAGGCCGCCGAGGTGCGACTGGCCCCGGGCCAGCTCCCGGAGGCCGCCGCCGCCCGGGAGGCCTTGCTTGCCGCCCTGGCCACCGGGCGCGACACGCTGCTCGTGTGGCCCCAGGCCCCGGCCTGCGATCTGGCCCTGCTGCAAGTCCTCATCGCCGCCGTGCGCGGTTTCGCCGCCCGGGGCCAGGCCCTGGCCCATGGCGACGCCCCGCCTCCGGCCCTGGCCGAAGCCGTCCGCCGGGCCGGCCTTGGCCCCAAGGATCTGGCCGACGCCGGACTGCCCGGCGAGCTGTTCGCCGCGTCGTTTCAGTAA
- a CDS encoding glycosyltransferase family 2 protein translates to MMNGKKVVVVMPAYNAASTLERTYAEVPKDIVDEVILVDDCSRDDTIKQAQRLGLRCFRHERNWGYGRNQKTCYAEALKTGADVVIMVHPDYQYTPKIIPAMANLCTCGEYDVAIASRILGGTALRGGMPVYKYVANRFLTLSQNLLMSAKLSEYHTGYRAFTREVLEALPLWENSDDFVFDNQMLAQSVYFGFRIGEVSCPTKYFDEASSINFRRSCTYGIGVLQTSMQFRLQKLGYKQYSIFDKNGRGLSNANPQYYSDETPGDTPAS, encoded by the coding sequence ATGATGAACGGAAAAAAAGTGGTGGTGGTCATGCCCGCCTACAACGCGGCCTCCACCCTGGAACGCACCTATGCCGAAGTCCCCAAGGACATCGTGGACGAGGTCATCCTCGTCGACGACTGCAGCCGGGACGACACCATCAAGCAGGCCCAGCGCCTGGGACTGCGCTGCTTCCGCCATGAGCGCAACTGGGGCTACGGCCGCAACCAGAAGACCTGCTACGCCGAGGCCTTAAAGACCGGCGCGGACGTGGTCATCATGGTGCACCCCGACTACCAGTATACGCCCAAAATCATCCCGGCCATGGCCAACCTGTGCACCTGCGGCGAATACGACGTGGCCATCGCCTCGCGCATTCTCGGCGGCACGGCCCTGCGCGGCGGCATGCCGGTCTACAAGTACGTGGCCAACCGCTTCCTGACCCTGTCCCAGAACCTGCTCATGTCGGCCAAGCTGTCGGAGTACCACACCGGCTACCGGGCCTTCACCCGCGAGGTGCTGGAAGCCCTGCCGCTGTGGGAAAATTCCGACGACTTCGTCTTCGACAACCAGATGCTGGCCCAGTCCGTGTACTTCGGCTTCCGCATCGGCGAAGTGTCCTGCCCCACCAAGTACTTCGACGAAGCCTCGTCCATCAATTTCCGCCGCAGCTGCACCTACGGCATCGGCGTCCTGCAGACGTCCATGCAGTTCCGGCTGCAAAAGCTCGGCTACAAGCAGTATTCGATCTTCGACAAGAACGGCCGTGGGTTGTCTAACGCCAATCCGCAGTACTATTCGGACGAGACGCCGGGCGACACGCCGGCCAGCTAA
- a CDS encoding polysaccharide deacetylase family protein, translated as MGKKPLAVVVSLDVEEEGLFSGSYPREGAGLSNIPQLRRLEFLPAEFGLPLTLLCDYPVLRHGPSLEVLAGVLSRVGGELGAHLHPWNTPPFPDMPWPEPVSTSVMPVAVFRDKLHNLQAAVADFAGRPARSFRMGRWNLFRRAMAVLPEVGFTVDSSVAPLRHVPGGPDHFLAPADPYWLSLQGPQGPRLLEAPTTQLPLVPGTPRLAKMLAEACPSRRDAVLGGFMKTLTLGVNPVWMPEATMRLAALAHAWRGGRALTLFWHSSELLPGASPHFPDKGAVDGFIAKVRRFAGWLRRTFDVRGTTLEGLAGPEFSWPACRPASRPNSTADWR; from the coding sequence GTGGGGAAAAAACCGCTGGCCGTGGTGGTGAGCCTGGATGTGGAGGAAGAGGGCCTGTTTTCCGGGAGCTATCCCCGGGAAGGGGCCGGACTGTCCAACATCCCGCAGCTTCGCCGCCTGGAATTTTTGCCGGCCGAGTTCGGGCTGCCGCTGACGCTTCTGTGCGACTACCCGGTGCTGCGTCACGGCCCGAGCCTTGAGGTGCTGGCCGGGGTCCTGTCCCGGGTCGGCGGGGAGCTCGGCGCCCACCTGCACCCCTGGAACACGCCGCCTTTCCCGGACATGCCCTGGCCGGAACCTGTGAGCACTTCGGTCATGCCTGTGGCGGTCTTTAGGGACAAACTCCACAATCTTCAGGCCGCCGTGGCCGATTTTGCCGGCCGCCCGGCCCGATCTTTCCGCATGGGGCGCTGGAACCTCTTTCGTCGGGCCATGGCCGTGCTGCCCGAGGTCGGCTTCACGGTGGACTCCAGCGTGGCCCCCTTGCGCCACGTGCCGGGCGGGCCGGACCATTTCCTGGCTCCGGCCGATCCCTACTGGCTGTCCCTTCAGGGGCCGCAAGGGCCGCGTCTGCTCGAAGCGCCCACCACCCAGCTGCCGCTGGTTCCGGGCACGCCGCGACTGGCCAAGATGCTGGCCGAGGCCTGCCCGTCCCGGCGCGACGCCGTGCTTGGCGGTTTCATGAAAACCCTGACGCTCGGGGTCAACCCGGTATGGATGCCCGAGGCCACCATGCGGCTGGCCGCCCTGGCCCACGCCTGGCGGGGCGGGCGGGCGCTGACGCTTTTCTGGCATTCCTCGGAGCTGTTGCCGGGGGCGAGTCCGCATTTCCCGGACAAAGGGGCGGTGGACGGGTTTATCGCCAAGGTCCGCCGCTTTGCCGGCTGGCTGCGGCGGACCTTTGACGTGCGGGGGACAACCCTGGAAGGGCTGGCCGGGCCGGAATTTAGCTGGCCGGCGTGTCGCCCGGCGTCTCGTCCGAATAGTACTGCGGATTGGCGTTAG
- a CDS encoding HDOD domain-containing protein — protein sequence MALQTSPPDSGPSPARRISLAALEPGMVLEEDVARDDGVLLVPRGTVLTERLISLLHAWPVRHQTTCVLADGQGTGPQPPCQPQAESLDLTAAAAALEPRFVHCDLEEPGQAALFTQSLPRAARLLRARGPHGLDLPGPVAPEALPPAPTSPPPGPMAIIEADPKLTSLPDVFVRISEALNDPNSTAKEAAEAIGKDTSLSAKLLQLVNSAFYGFPVKVDTLSRAVTIVGSRQLTTLALGISVIGLFKDLPEGLVNMRDFWKHSIGCGVIASNLAQAGTNGTGETVEVERLFVAGLLHDVGRLVLYRNLPRHTAHVLAMARDEGILLRQAERAMLGFDHATLGGMLLRRWRFPENLEQAVRGHHGGQVPMGRTLPAMIHLADAAVGSLCIGSSGEVYAPPLSPAAWTTVGLTPEALGQALTVAEGQAAEIISLFLAEEA from the coding sequence ATGGCCTTACAAACTTCTCCGCCCGACTCCGGCCCGTCTCCCGCCCGCCGCATCTCCCTGGCCGCCCTTGAACCGGGCATGGTCCTGGAAGAGGACGTGGCGCGCGACGACGGGGTTCTGCTCGTGCCGCGCGGCACGGTGCTGACCGAGCGCCTCATCAGTCTGCTCCACGCCTGGCCGGTGCGCCACCAGACGACCTGCGTCCTGGCCGACGGCCAGGGCACAGGCCCACAGCCGCCCTGCCAGCCCCAGGCCGAGTCCCTGGACCTAACGGCGGCAGCCGCCGCCCTGGAGCCGCGCTTCGTCCACTGCGATCTGGAAGAACCGGGCCAGGCGGCGCTTTTTACCCAGTCCCTGCCCCGGGCGGCCCGGCTGCTGCGGGCCAGGGGACCGCATGGCCTGGACCTGCCCGGCCCCGTGGCCCCCGAAGCCCTGCCGCCGGCCCCCACGTCCCCGCCGCCGGGACCCATGGCCATCATCGAGGCCGATCCCAAGCTCACCTCGCTGCCCGACGTCTTCGTGCGCATCAGCGAGGCCCTAAACGATCCCAACAGCACGGCCAAGGAAGCGGCCGAGGCCATCGGCAAGGACACCAGCCTGTCGGCCAAGCTGCTGCAACTTGTCAACAGCGCTTTTTACGGCTTTCCGGTAAAAGTCGACACCCTGTCCCGGGCCGTCACCATCGTGGGCAGCCGCCAGCTCACTACCCTGGCCCTGGGCATCTCGGTCATCGGCCTGTTCAAGGACCTGCCCGAAGGGCTGGTCAACATGCGCGATTTCTGGAAGCACAGCATCGGCTGCGGCGTCATCGCCTCCAACCTGGCCCAGGCCGGGACCAACGGCACAGGCGAAACGGTGGAGGTGGAACGGCTGTTCGTGGCCGGCCTGCTCCACGACGTGGGCCGGCTGGTGCTTTACCGCAACCTGCCCCGGCACACCGCCCACGTGCTGGCCATGGCCCGCGACGAAGGCATCCTGCTGCGCCAGGCCGAGCGGGCCATGCTGGGCTTTGACCACGCCACCCTGGGCGGCATGTTGCTGCGTCGCTGGCGTTTCCCGGAAAACCTGGAACAGGCCGTGCGCGGCCATCACGGCGGCCAGGTTCCCATGGGCCGGACGCTGCCGGCCATGATCCATCTGGCCGACGCGGCGGTCGGTTCCCTGTGCATCGGCTCCAGCGGCGAGGTTTACGCGCCGCCGCTGTCCCCGGCGGCCTGGACCACCGTCGGGCTGACGCCCGAGGCCCTGGGGCAAGCCCTGACCGTGGCCGAGGGGCAGGCGGCCGAGATCATCTCGCTGTTTCTGGCCGAAGAAGCCTAG
- a CDS encoding chemotaxis protein CheA → MAFDAETRALFQEEVAENLAELDGALLELEKNPRDHDLVDRIFRAVHTLKGACDMFGLVQVVALAHDLESLFDHVRGGWRRVSKELLDAAFAAKDRFAAMLAEGADPEAEADPDLAERLKELLRTTDMPDEEPAGPATAAADNGQDDAELAAVLAGILPEAPQAPHVWDIVFAPSDPGHLSRSDPLALLDELRSLGQAEARCDVCAVPDLEALDPADCRMRFFLRLTTGPDANANANALRDVFLFLDNPGDVTITPAEGDAPMDLPVPAAPRPSAQAPQPAASPQPAAAVAAAPPAPAAPQAASAPKSETAAAPQTAPSAEAKATPQTAKKEAMQSLRVDAGKLDDLVNLVGELVIAQARLTQLAGSLGQPALTSVAEEIERLSNELRDNTLGIRMLPIGTTFSRFRRLVRDLSSEMRKSIELVTEGGETELDKTVIEQLNDPLVHLLRNSIDHGIESPEDRLAAGKPEAGTIILSAEHAGGEVVLTIIDDGKGMQAERIRAKAVEKGLIPPDARLTDGECFNLIFLPGFSTADKVTSISGRGVGMDVVKRSMDALRGKIDVQSEPGKGTRITIRLPLTLAIIDGLQIKAGQDQYIIPLSLVEECVELSRDGGDGTGRGRTIQLRGEIVPYIRLREAFEMEGLPPAIEQVVVTRFEGERAGIAVDQVLGQQQTVIKSLGNYIGSVSGISGATINGDGTMSLILDVPSLVASVKRAPA, encoded by the coding sequence ATGGCTTTCGACGCCGAGACCCGCGCCCTGTTTCAAGAAGAAGTGGCCGAAAACCTCGCCGAACTCGACGGGGCGCTGCTGGAACTGGAAAAAAATCCCCGCGACCACGATCTGGTCGACCGGATATTTCGGGCCGTGCATACCCTCAAAGGGGCCTGCGACATGTTCGGCCTGGTCCAGGTGGTGGCCCTGGCCCATGACCTGGAATCGCTTTTCGACCATGTCCGGGGCGGCTGGCGGCGGGTGAGCAAGGAACTCCTCGACGCCGCCTTTGCCGCCAAGGACCGCTTCGCCGCCATGCTGGCCGAAGGGGCCGACCCCGAGGCCGAAGCCGACCCGGACCTGGCCGAACGCCTCAAGGAGCTTCTTCGCACCACGGACATGCCCGACGAGGAACCGGCCGGGCCGGCCACGGCAGCTGCCGACAACGGCCAGGACGACGCCGAACTGGCCGCTGTCCTGGCCGGCATTCTGCCGGAAGCCCCCCAGGCCCCCCATGTCTGGGACATCGTCTTCGCCCCCTCCGACCCCGGCCATCTTTCCCGCAGCGACCCCCTGGCCCTGCTCGACGAGCTGCGAAGCCTTGGGCAGGCGGAGGCACGCTGCGATGTCTGCGCCGTCCCGGACCTGGAAGCCCTCGACCCGGCCGACTGCCGGATGCGGTTCTTCCTGCGCCTGACCACCGGGCCTGACGCCAACGCCAACGCCAACGCCCTGCGCGACGTATTCCTGTTCCTGGACAACCCCGGCGACGTGACCATCACCCCGGCCGAGGGCGACGCCCCCATGGATTTGCCGGTTCCGGCCGCGCCTCGCCCCTCGGCCCAGGCCCCGCAGCCGGCCGCATCGCCCCAGCCCGCCGCGGCCGTGGCTGCCGCGCCGCCGGCCCCGGCCGCGCCCCAGGCGGCTTCGGCCCCGAAATCCGAGACCGCTGCCGCGCCGCAAACCGCGCCCAGCGCCGAGGCCAAGGCCACGCCCCAGACGGCCAAGAAAGAAGCCATGCAGAGCCTGCGGGTGGACGCCGGCAAGCTCGACGATCTGGTCAATCTCGTCGGCGAACTGGTCATCGCCCAGGCCCGGCTCACCCAGCTGGCCGGGAGCCTGGGCCAGCCGGCGCTGACCAGCGTGGCCGAGGAGATCGAACGGCTGTCCAACGAGCTGCGCGACAATACGCTGGGCATCCGCATGTTGCCCATCGGCACGACGTTTAGCCGGTTCCGGCGGCTGGTGCGCGACCTGTCCTCGGAGATGCGCAAATCCATCGAACTGGTCACCGAGGGCGGCGAGACGGAGTTGGACAAGACCGTCATCGAGCAGCTCAACGATCCGCTGGTGCATCTGCTGCGCAACAGCATCGACCACGGCATCGAATCCCCCGAGGACCGGCTGGCCGCCGGCAAGCCCGAGGCCGGAACCATCATCCTGTCGGCCGAACACGCCGGCGGCGAAGTGGTGCTGACCATCATCGACGACGGCAAGGGGATGCAGGCCGAACGCATCCGGGCCAAGGCCGTGGAAAAGGGGCTTATTCCCCCGGACGCGCGCCTAACCGACGGCGAATGCTTCAACCTGATTTTCCTGCCGGGCTTTTCCACGGCGGACAAGGTCACCAGCATCTCGGGCCGGGGCGTGGGCATGGACGTGGTCAAACGCTCCATGGACGCGCTGCGCGGCAAGATCGACGTGCAAAGCGAACCGGGCAAGGGCACGCGCATCACCATCCGGTTGCCGCTGACCCTGGCCATCATCGACGGGCTGCAGATCAAGGCCGGCCAGGACCAGTACATCATTCCGCTGTCCCTGGTGGAAGAATGCGTGGAACTCTCGCGCGACGGCGGCGACGGGACCGGGCGCGGCCGCACCATCCAGCTGCGCGGCGAAATCGTGCCCTATATCCGGCTGCGCGAGGCTTTTGAAATGGAAGGCCTGCCCCCGGCCATCGAGCAGGTGGTGGTGACGCGCTTCGAGGGCGAGCGGGCCGGCATAGCCGTGGACCAAGTACTTGGCCAGCAGCAAACGGTCATCAAGAGCCTTGGCAACTACATCGGCTCGGTGTCCGGCATCTCCGGCGCGACGATCAACGGCGACGGCACCATGTCGCTGATTCTCGACGTGCCGTCGCTTGTGGCTT
- a CDS encoding PP2C family protein-serine/threonine phosphatase — protein sequence MENAPKGVRADARPPRILIVDDETINVETLAWMLREAGFTPLRASSGPAGRRIAADEQPELIILDIMMPGESGFETCAKLTADPATTDIPIIFISGLDDVENKVRGLKLGAVDYITKPFAREEVLARVKIHIRLRQGLRALLAEQAAKLAQIRDAQQAILVCPDDIPEARFAVRYLPALEAGGDFYDVFPWSETVMVYFVADISGHDLGASFVTSSLKALVRQNANPLYTPVETLKNMNSVLTTFLRDGMHLTASLIFLNRARSRLTLVSAGHPAAIKVGADGTVETLACEGDVLGVFESIQCGQIECAVSPGDRLYLYTDGLIERFGPTARGREQGFAALLDACQAQAATPLAEAVEAISAALQPQAGPVQDDVVLMGIEV from the coding sequence ATGGAAAACGCTCCCAAAGGCGTACGGGCCGACGCCCGGCCGCCGCGCATCCTCATCGTCGACGACGAGACGATCAACGTCGAAACCCTGGCCTGGATGCTGCGGGAAGCCGGGTTCACGCCGCTACGCGCCTCGTCCGGGCCGGCCGGACGGCGCATCGCCGCCGACGAGCAGCCCGAACTCATCATCCTCGACATCATGATGCCCGGCGAATCCGGTTTTGAAACCTGCGCCAAGCTCACCGCCGACCCGGCCACCACCGACATCCCCATCATCTTCATCTCCGGCCTCGACGACGTGGAAAACAAGGTCCGAGGGCTCAAGCTCGGGGCCGTGGACTACATCACCAAGCCGTTTGCCCGGGAGGAAGTCCTGGCCCGGGTCAAGATCCACATCCGCCTGCGCCAGGGCCTGCGCGCGCTTCTGGCCGAACAGGCGGCCAAACTGGCCCAGATCCGCGACGCCCAGCAGGCCATCCTCGTGTGCCCGGACGACATCCCCGAAGCCCGCTTCGCCGTGCGCTACCTGCCGGCCCTGGAAGCCGGCGGCGACTTCTACGACGTCTTCCCCTGGAGCGAGACGGTCATGGTCTATTTCGTGGCCGACATCTCGGGCCACGACCTGGGCGCGTCCTTTGTCACCTCTTCGCTCAAGGCCCTGGTGCGCCAAAACGCCAACCCGCTCTACACGCCCGTCGAAACGCTTAAAAACATGAACAGCGTGCTGACGACGTTTTTGCGCGACGGGATGCACCTGACCGCCAGCCTGATCTTTTTAAACCGCGCCCGCTCCCGCCTGACCCTGGTCAGCGCCGGCCATCCCGCCGCCATCAAGGTCGGCGCGGACGGCACGGTCGAAACCCTGGCCTGCGAAGGCGACGTGCTGGGCGTTTTTGAATCCATCCAGTGCGGCCAGATCGAGTGCGCGGTCTCCCCCGGCGACCGGCTCTACCTCTACACCGACGGCCTCATCGAACGCTTTGGCCCAACCGCCCGGGGCCGGGAGCAGGGCTTTGCCGCCCTGCTGGACGCCTGCCAGGCCCAGGCCGCCACGCCCCTGGCCGAAGCCGTGGAAGCCATCAGCGCCGCGTTGCAGCCCCAAGCCGGCCCGGTCCAGGACGACGTGGTCCTCATGGGCATCGAGGTCTGA
- a CDS encoding ATP-binding protein — translation MFEAHSSPDSRCLRFSATLAMLDRAVDEAVAFLASRQAQGSLFDVKLLLREALLNAVLHGSRGDPLRQVTLTLGCAEGRLTAVVADQGPGFDWRAAAEAPPPPDAESGRGLTIMTLYADDVRYNAAGNQVTLVKAVPGLTGPASAPERPGDDTDRSPAMYDIRTIDGRTILTPAGDIVASAADGLRNAVKDLMPTLDGPFAMDLSKVELIDSVGIGLLIAVHNSLSKKGGRLALDHVSPDLAALLRTMRLDKHFSIQPA, via the coding sequence ATGTTCGAGGCGCATTCTTCCCCTGACAGCCGCTGCCTGCGCTTTTCCGCCACCCTGGCCATGCTCGACCGGGCCGTGGACGAAGCCGTGGCCTTCCTGGCCTCCCGGCAGGCCCAGGGCAGCCTTTTCGACGTCAAGCTGCTGTTGCGCGAGGCCCTTTTAAACGCCGTGCTCCACGGCAGCCGGGGCGACCCCCTGCGCCAGGTGACCCTGACCCTGGGCTGCGCCGAAGGCCGGCTCACCGCCGTGGTCGCTGATCAGGGGCCGGGCTTTGACTGGCGCGCCGCAGCCGAGGCTCCGCCCCCGCCCGACGCCGAAAGCGGCCGGGGACTGACCATCATGACCCTTTACGCCGACGACGTGCGCTATAACGCCGCCGGCAACCAGGTGACCCTCGTCAAGGCCGTGCCGGGCCTGACGGGTCCCGCATCCGCCCCGGAACGTCCCGGGGACGACACCGACCGGAGCCCTGCCATGTATGACATCCGCACCATAGACGGCCGCACCATCCTCACCCCGGCCGGCGACATCGTGGCCTCGGCCGCCGACGGGCTGCGAAACGCCGTCAAGGACCTGATGCCGACCCTCGACGGCCCCTTTGCCATGGATCTCTCCAAGGTGGAGCTCATCGATTCCGTGGGCATCGGCCTACTCATCGCCGTCCACAACTCCCTGTCCAAGAAGGGCGGCCGGCTGGCCCTGGACCACGTCAGCCCGGATCTGGCGGCGCTACTTCGCACCATGCGCCTGGACAAGCATTTCTCCATCCAACCGGCCTGA